From the genome of Limisalsivibrio acetivorans, one region includes:
- a CDS encoding peptidoglycan D,D-transpeptidase FtsI family protein — MFSEKSRILFFLYVCIFFALVIGVRLFHLQVLEGDFYAKLAGNQAEKTITTYRGRGEIYDRTGKPMAINRRVASVFVFGSNLKDRRKFIIDLANNGITMSKSNKKRVYKSDGFVWIKRNIGIEEARELKKNIPELDYTVTENRLYPENELASSVIGFTGTDNQGLWGLEGRFEKVLKGDKTELVSLRDSTGRLILFEDTRDKKRTVSSVHTTIDMYLQGTVEHLLREDAAAFRAREGVAVAMDVKTGDILFAASSGGFDPNNFRSYGKSDWKNRAATFLYEPGSIFKPVSFSYLLDRHSQDIEEKVDCEMGRYTIYGHTIKDVHRYGMLTAKDVLVKSSNIGIIKLTKKVKNEDFYEFLSIAGFGAKTGVLGLGEEEGLLRSYKNWSGLSRPSLSMGQEILVTPLQMVRFYAAVANGGFLLKPRIVKEVSKNGRTVTPEVDRLPIMSETSATKLGKILAEVVEEGTGKRAKSSYIDIAGKTGTGQRFDSEKGEYSSRDYAASFAGFFPADDPKIAMVVVYDSPRTSIYGGSTAARTYRKIAEIASLYLGLKRNVINESL, encoded by the coding sequence ATGTTCAGTGAAAAGAGCCGGATTCTTTTCTTTCTGTATGTATGTATATTCTTTGCACTCGTAATCGGGGTGCGTCTTTTCCATCTTCAGGTACTTGAGGGTGATTTCTACGCTAAGCTGGCCGGCAACCAGGCCGAGAAAACCATAACAACCTACAGGGGGCGTGGCGAGATATACGACCGCACAGGCAAGCCTATGGCGATTAACAGGCGTGTGGCATCGGTTTTTGTTTTCGGCAGTAACCTCAAGGACAGACGCAAGTTTATCATCGACCTTGCGAATAATGGCATAACCATGAGCAAGAGCAACAAGAAGCGTGTCTATAAATCGGACGGCTTCGTTTGGATAAAGAGGAACATCGGTATAGAGGAGGCTAGGGAGCTTAAGAAGAATATACCCGAGCTGGATTATACGGTTACAGAGAACCGACTCTATCCGGAAAACGAGCTTGCCTCTTCCGTAATAGGCTTCACAGGGACCGATAATCAGGGCCTTTGGGGTCTTGAGGGGCGGTTTGAGAAGGTGCTTAAGGGTGATAAGACAGAGCTTGTGAGCCTGCGTGACAGCACAGGAAGGCTCATCCTCTTTGAGGATACCAGGGACAAGAAACGGACCGTTTCATCGGTTCATACTACTATAGATATGTACCTGCAGGGTACGGTCGAACATCTGCTCCGTGAGGACGCCGCAGCCTTCAGGGCGAGAGAAGGTGTCGCAGTTGCTATGGACGTAAAGACGGGAGATATACTCTTTGCGGCCTCCTCCGGAGGGTTCGACCCTAACAACTTCCGCTCATACGGCAAGAGCGACTGGAAGAACAGGGCGGCAACGTTTCTATATGAGCCCGGTTCCATCTTTAAGCCCGTTTCATTCTCCTATCTTCTGGACAGGCATTCACAGGATATAGAGGAGAAGGTGGACTGTGAGATGGGGCGCTACACGATCTACGGACACACCATAAAGGATGTGCACCGTTACGGAATGCTCACAGCTAAGGATGTTCTGGTTAAATCCAGCAACATCGGAATCATAAAGCTTACGAAGAAGGTTAAGAACGAAGATTTCTACGAATTCCTCTCCATAGCGGGCTTCGGTGCAAAAACCGGAGTCCTTGGCCTTGGCGAAGAAGAGGGTCTGCTTCGGAGTTATAAGAACTGGTCCGGTCTCTCAAGGCCTTCGCTGAGTATGGGGCAGGAGATACTCGTAACACCTCTTCAGATGGTTCGTTTCTATGCCGCCGTGGCCAACGGCGGTTTTCTGCTTAAACCAAGAATCGTGAAAGAGGTAAGCAAGAACGGACGCACAGTTACCCCCGAGGTGGACAGGCTGCCCATCATGTCCGAAACGAGCGCAACAAAGCTTGGAAAGATCCTCGCAGAGGTAGTTGAAGAGGGTACAGGAAAAAGAGCAAAGTCCAGCTACATAGATATAGCGGGAAAGACCGGAACGGGGCAGAGGTTTGACTCCGAGAAGGGTGAGTACAGCAGCCGGGATTATGCGGCGAGCTTCGCCGGCTTCTTCCCTGCGGATGACCCGAAGATAGCCATGGTGGTTGTTTACGACAGCCCCAGAACAAGCATCTACGGAGGCTCCACCGCAGCGAGAACCTACAGGAAGATAGCCGAAATAGCATCGCTTTATCTCGGGTTAAAAAGGAACGTGATCAATGAAAGCCTATAG
- the rsmH gene encoding 16S rRNA (cytosine(1402)-N(4))-methyltransferase RsmH: MHKPVMLAEVLEYLPAKRDGVFIDLTGGFGGHSAAINERLSSDAKHIIIDRDPESVQRLRERFKGVSSIEVFHENFGDFNRVLDQRGIERVDGLLADFGLSTMQVRDGSRGFSFREDGPLDMRMDNSAGFSAADVVNTLTREELSGIIKTYGEERFAWRIAGAIENAREEKPFETTLELADTVASAVPAKFRKKGINPATKTFQAIRIHVNGELREIESMLSKLEDRVNPGGRVAFISFHSLEDRLVKEKFRELERECICPPKQVICNCDKERTFKILTRKPIAPGEAEVEENPLSRSAKLRVAERVSSS; this comes from the coding sequence ATGCACAAGCCGGTTATGCTGGCGGAGGTTTTAGAGTATCTTCCCGCAAAGAGAGACGGCGTATTTATTGATCTGACAGGCGGCTTTGGCGGACACTCCGCAGCTATTAACGAAAGGCTCAGCAGCGATGCAAAGCATATCATAATCGACAGAGACCCCGAGTCCGTTCAGCGGCTCCGTGAGCGGTTCAAAGGGGTCAGTAGCATAGAGGTGTTTCACGAAAACTTCGGGGATTTCAACAGGGTTCTCGACCAGCGGGGCATAGAGAGGGTAGACGGTTTGCTTGCAGATTTCGGGCTTTCCACAATGCAGGTAAGGGATGGAAGCAGAGGCTTCTCCTTCCGGGAGGATGGCCCCCTCGATATGCGCATGGACAACTCCGCTGGCTTCAGTGCGGCAGATGTCGTGAATACACTTACCAGAGAAGAGCTAAGCGGGATAATAAAGACCTACGGCGAGGAGCGTTTTGCATGGCGCATCGCCGGAGCGATAGAGAATGCGAGGGAAGAGAAGCCCTTTGAGACAACGCTGGAGCTTGCGGATACGGTTGCATCGGCAGTACCTGCAAAGTTCAGGAAAAAGGGTATTAATCCTGCCACAAAGACCTTCCAGGCTATACGTATCCACGTGAACGGCGAGCTCAGGGAGATCGAGAGCATGCTTTCAAAGCTTGAGGACAGGGTAAACCCCGGCGGAAGGGTGGCGTTTATATCCTTCCATTCCCTTGAGGACAGGCTCGTGAAGGAGAAATTCCGTGAGCTTGAGAGGGAGTGCATATGCCCCCCGAAACAGGTTATATGCAACTGCGACAAGGAACGCACCTTCAAGATCCTCACTAGAAAACCCATAGCCCCGGGCGAAGCGGAGGTAGAGGAGAATCCTCTTTCCAGAAGCGCCAAGCTCAGGGTTGCAGAGAGAGTGTCATCCTCGTAG
- a CDS encoding UDP-N-acetylmuramoyl-tripeptide--D-alanyl-D-alanine ligase, with the protein MNLRETVNALAGVISADTDGTSKVRRLVIDSRKVRKGDIFAAFPGENVDGSLYAAEAVNRGASLVIMENRAAYDALQGNKVLVRDVLAAVKGLGAYKLRKYNGTKIAVTGSMGKTSTKELISSVLSSRRRVYTAYGNYNNELGVAICAANLNMRSTFAVFEFGTNSPGEIAELSKYVKPEIAVVTGIGHAHIGRMGSIEKLAEEKLSIVDGMKKDSVLWVNDTCRKYLDDKVLGSVEVRYYGEDMNCDVILADANRNNKGQFYFTAVHKGFPYCFILDHVYSHFITNSLVAIGIGFSAGLDYQDVMKGVLKFKPVKGRGAVKVINGIRVIDDTYNAGFESIISAVENLDEMPDEKRYALIGEMGEIEGFEEMLYLRLYKEAKKRKDINFIFAGQSYRKFQDTENISIAPTKEEARELVSGISEGVVLIKASRAKRFEEFIDFIEKEKKRSAV; encoded by the coding sequence ATGAATCTGCGTGAAACGGTTAATGCCCTTGCCGGAGTAATCTCGGCTGATACGGATGGAACAAGCAAGGTTAGGCGTCTTGTCATAGACAGCAGAAAGGTGCGCAAAGGGGATATCTTTGCCGCATTTCCAGGTGAGAATGTGGATGGAAGCCTCTACGCTGCTGAAGCTGTGAACAGGGGAGCGTCCCTCGTCATAATGGAGAATAGAGCAGCCTATGACGCCCTTCAGGGTAACAAGGTCCTTGTTCGTGATGTACTGGCCGCTGTAAAGGGGCTTGGCGCATATAAACTCCGCAAGTACAACGGAACAAAGATAGCCGTAACCGGAAGCATGGGCAAAACCAGCACGAAGGAGCTTATCTCTTCGGTGCTTTCCTCACGCAGACGTGTATATACAGCCTACGGAAACTACAATAACGAGCTTGGCGTTGCCATCTGCGCCGCCAACCTTAATATGAGAAGCACCTTTGCCGTATTCGAGTTCGGAACGAATTCACCCGGCGAGATAGCGGAGCTCTCCAAGTACGTTAAGCCCGAGATAGCCGTAGTTACAGGCATTGGGCATGCCCACATAGGCAGAATGGGGAGCATAGAGAAGCTGGCTGAGGAGAAGCTCTCCATAGTAGACGGCATGAAGAAGGATTCCGTCCTGTGGGTTAACGACACCTGCCGGAAATATCTGGATGATAAGGTGCTGGGTAGTGTGGAGGTCCGCTACTACGGCGAGGATATGAACTGTGACGTTATCCTTGCGGATGCGAACAGAAACAACAAGGGGCAGTTCTATTTCACTGCGGTCCATAAGGGATTCCCCTACTGCTTTATCCTCGACCACGTATACAGCCATTTCATAACAAACAGCCTCGTTGCCATAGGCATAGGCTTCTCCGCAGGGTTGGATTATCAGGATGTTATGAAGGGTGTTCTTAAGTTCAAACCCGTTAAGGGGCGCGGAGCTGTTAAGGTTATCAACGGTATACGTGTCATCGACGACACCTACAACGCAGGCTTCGAGTCGATAATCAGTGCCGTAGAAAACCTCGATGAAATGCCCGATGAAAAACGATATGCACTTATTGGCGAGATGGGTGAGATCGAGGGATTCGAAGAGATGCTTTACCTCCGTCTTTATAAAGAGGCGAAGAAACGCAAGGATATAAACTTTATCTTCGCCGGACAGAGCTATAGAAAGTTTCAGGATACGGAAAATATCTCCATAGCACCCACAAAGGAGGAGGCCAGAGAGCTGGTTTCCGGCATATCCGAGGGTGTGGTTTTAATAAAGGCTTCCAGAGCAAAAAGGTTCGAGGAGTTCATAGACTTCATCGAGAAGGAGAAAAAGCGGAGTGCTGTATAA
- a CDS encoding UDP-N-acetylglucosamine--N-acetylmuramyl-(pentapeptide) pyrophosphoryl-undecaprenol N-acetylglucosamine transferase has product MSRLLIAGGGTGGHLYPGIAVAEEVKDRVDEILFLVTDRGLERRILSERGYSFIEQRQTPLKGTGVLRRISSLMGLGMEFFRMLGVVKRGDKVLLTGGFASAAPAAAALVKGAELYLHEQNSVMGLTNKAFARFCRKVFLSFEETKEAKGRTVWTGNPVRKELAAFAPKERSPEVILVLGGSQGSRFINTLVAKASPMLMEEGYTIVHQAGLKLLDETKLMYEENGVDPDRYPERIVLKGYINDMVEEYSKADIIIARSGSGSVFETVYSRRPAVFIPLKASADNHQLYNARYAEKLGVARVLEEDGAEPARLLEILHSLNSPEVFKSLSEVKYMRSAEMIAGGMNI; this is encoded by the coding sequence ATGAGCCGTCTTCTCATAGCCGGAGGCGGAACCGGCGGACACCTCTACCCCGGCATAGCCGTGGCTGAGGAGGTCAAAGACAGGGTTGATGAGATTCTGTTTCTCGTTACGGACAGGGGGCTCGAGCGGAGAATCCTTTCCGAAAGGGGATACAGCTTCATCGAACAGAGGCAGACCCCCCTCAAGGGTACAGGGGTACTAAGGCGCATCTCCTCCCTCATGGGGCTCGGCATGGAGTTTTTCAGGATGCTGGGTGTTGTTAAAAGGGGTGATAAGGTGCTTCTAACAGGCGGGTTCGCCAGTGCAGCACCAGCTGCCGCCGCCCTTGTGAAAGGAGCAGAGCTCTACCTCCATGAACAGAACAGTGTCATGGGGCTTACGAACAAGGCCTTCGCACGCTTCTGCCGCAAGGTTTTCCTCTCCTTTGAGGAGACAAAGGAGGCCAAAGGGAGAACCGTCTGGACTGGGAACCCTGTCCGCAAAGAGCTTGCGGCTTTTGCTCCGAAGGAGAGATCCCCTGAGGTTATCCTTGTTCTCGGTGGAAGTCAGGGGAGCAGGTTTATAAACACCCTCGTTGCCAAAGCTTCGCCGATGCTTATGGAGGAGGGTTATACGATAGTTCATCAGGCGGGGTTGAAACTGCTTGATGAAACAAAACTGATGTACGAAGAGAACGGTGTTGATCCAGACAGGTATCCGGAAAGGATCGTTCTCAAAGGCTATATAAATGATATGGTTGAAGAATACTCAAAAGCTGATATTATCATCGCCCGCTCAGGCTCGGGGAGTGTATTCGAAACCGTATATTCGAGGCGACCTGCGGTTTTCATACCGCTGAAAGCCTCTGCGGACAACCATCAGCTCTACAATGCGAGATACGCCGAGAAGCTCGGCGTTGCCCGTGTTCTGGAGGAGGATGGAGCGGAGCCGGCAAGGCTCCTTGAGATTCTGCACTCACTGAACTCGCCGGAGGTTTTCAAAAGCCTTAGCGAGGTCAAATATATGAGGAGTGCAGAGATGATCGCCGGAGGGATGAATATATGA
- the mraY gene encoding phospho-N-acetylmuramoyl-pentapeptide-transferase yields the protein MLYNLLTPLSDTVGILNVFRYITFRTAYATITALVITLIIGPFVIRKLKQLEFSMLSKEYGPKAHKSKEGTPTMGGVMIVIAGGLSTFLWADITNPYVWITLFTFFCYAAIGFRDDYIKTIKKKPGGISARAKFLGQVTTGVLAITFITIADKGNTATILAMPFFKNLVIDLGAFYFIFALFVLVGTSNAVNITDGLDGLAIAPSVISFGTLSFFVYLTGHKEFAGYLNILFVSGSGELAVFCGAMVGAGLGFLWFNAFPASVFMGDVGSLSIGGAMAVVAVITKHEIVLAIVGGIFVMETVSVILQVGFYKATKGKRLFRMAPIHHHFELKGWSETKITVRFWIISFVLALVALSTLKLR from the coding sequence GTGCTGTATAACCTTTTAACACCCCTGTCGGATACGGTGGGGATTCTGAACGTTTTTCGATATATCACATTCCGCACAGCGTATGCGACCATTACCGCTCTGGTAATAACTCTGATCATAGGTCCCTTTGTAATCCGCAAGCTGAAGCAGCTCGAATTCAGCATGCTCTCCAAAGAATACGGACCCAAGGCACATAAGAGCAAAGAGGGAACCCCCACCATGGGCGGGGTTATGATAGTTATCGCCGGAGGTCTCTCTACATTCCTCTGGGCTGATATCACAAACCCCTATGTATGGATAACCCTCTTCACATTCTTCTGCTATGCCGCCATAGGGTTCCGTGATGACTACATAAAGACCATAAAGAAGAAGCCCGGCGGGATAAGCGCAAGGGCGAAGTTCCTTGGTCAGGTTACAACGGGTGTCCTTGCCATAACCTTTATCACCATCGCAGATAAGGGGAATACGGCCACGATCCTTGCCATGCCCTTCTTCAAGAATCTTGTTATAGATCTTGGAGCTTTCTATTTCATATTCGCTCTCTTCGTGTTGGTGGGAACCTCCAATGCGGTGAACATAACCGATGGACTGGACGGCCTTGCCATAGCACCCTCTGTTATATCCTTCGGAACACTAAGCTTCTTCGTATACCTCACAGGGCACAAGGAGTTCGCTGGTTATCTGAACATTCTTTTCGTAAGCGGTTCGGGTGAGCTTGCGGTCTTCTGCGGCGCCATGGTGGGAGCAGGGCTCGGCTTTCTCTGGTTCAACGCCTTTCCGGCCAGTGTTTTCATGGGTGATGTGGGAAGCCTCTCCATCGGCGGTGCCATGGCTGTTGTGGCTGTTATCACCAAGCATGAGATAGTCCTTGCAATTGTGGGCGGAATCTTTGTCATGGAGACCGTCAGCGTAATACTTCAGGTTGGTTTTTATAAAGCTACCAAGGGTAAGCGGCTTTTCCGCATGGCACCCATACATCACCATTTTGAGCTTAAGGGTTGGAGCGAGACTAAGATCACCGTTCGCTTCTGGATTATATCTTTTGTGCTGGCCCTTGTGGCTCTCAGTACATTGAAGCTGAGGTGA
- a CDS encoding UDP-N-acetylmuramoyl-L-alanyl-D-glutamate--2,6-diaminopimelate ligase, with amino-acid sequence MKAYSILDGIELKGYDSGINFEAEIDGISYDSREICENSIFFAYQGADFDSHTVAAEVYATGKVPFIVAEKELKNIPTVLVEDGRKALALACRNWFHKPDEKLEKVGITGTNGKTTVSYLLESIFSRAGKKPIRMGTTGCRFCGTTLDSINTTPSSFEYYQVLAEAVAEGCDSLAVEVSSHSLHQNRLFGTVFDVGLFTNLSGDHLDYHNTMEEYYEAKKRLFTSEYSNVCVVNIDDEFGARLAGETELDKITYGLYNRSEITAEKVDLSLDGIGAVIKYPGGEFSFKTTLVGLHNLENILSAVAASLALGIGDQYIKAGLEELGNVPGRLEKFEVKGAFVFVDYAHTDDALSNVLEALTPFRKNRVITIFGCGGDRDRTKRARMAKAAEEFSDEVVVTNDNPRTENPQQVIEDILEGFEDAERVIICPERREAIRSTLDRAEEGDIILIAGKGHEDYMVIGKERIHFDDREEVRKYLEGSE; translated from the coding sequence ATGAAAGCCTATAGCATACTCGATGGAATCGAGCTTAAGGGTTACGACAGCGGGATCAACTTCGAAGCGGAGATCGACGGCATAAGCTACGACAGCAGAGAGATATGCGAGAACAGCATCTTCTTTGCGTATCAGGGTGCAGACTTCGATTCCCACACTGTAGCCGCAGAGGTTTATGCCACTGGAAAGGTTCCTTTTATCGTTGCTGAGAAAGAGCTTAAGAATATACCGACGGTACTCGTAGAGGACGGGCGCAAGGCCCTCGCCCTTGCATGCAGAAACTGGTTTCACAAGCCCGATGAAAAGCTTGAGAAGGTGGGCATAACAGGAACAAACGGAAAAACCACCGTGAGCTATCTCCTTGAATCGATATTCAGCCGTGCGGGGAAGAAGCCGATACGCATGGGAACCACCGGTTGCCGTTTCTGCGGAACAACGCTGGACTCAATCAATACAACGCCCTCATCCTTCGAATATTATCAAGTACTTGCAGAAGCCGTCGCCGAGGGATGCGACTCCCTCGCTGTGGAGGTATCCTCCCATTCACTCCATCAGAACAGGCTCTTCGGAACCGTTTTCGATGTGGGGCTCTTCACAAACCTGTCCGGTGATCACCTCGATTACCATAACACCATGGAGGAATACTACGAGGCGAAGAAGAGGCTCTTTACAAGCGAATATTCCAATGTCTGTGTAGTTAACATCGATGATGAATTCGGCGCCAGACTGGCCGGTGAAACCGAGCTGGACAAGATAACCTACGGGCTCTACAACCGTTCCGAGATTACGGCGGAGAAGGTGGATCTCAGCCTTGATGGTATCGGCGCAGTAATCAAATACCCCGGAGGTGAGTTCAGCTTCAAAACAACCCTTGTGGGGCTTCACAATCTTGAGAATATACTCAGTGCCGTAGCGGCATCCCTCGCCCTGGGCATTGGAGATCAATACATAAAGGCAGGTCTTGAGGAACTGGGCAATGTTCCCGGCAGGCTTGAGAAGTTTGAGGTAAAGGGAGCCTTCGTTTTTGTGGACTATGCCCACACGGATGATGCGCTGTCTAATGTACTGGAAGCTCTCACCCCGTTCAGGAAGAACAGGGTGATCACGATATTCGGCTGCGGCGGAGACAGGGACAGGACGAAAAGGGCAAGGATGGCCAAGGCCGCCGAAGAGTTCTCCGATGAGGTGGTTGTCACCAACGATAACCCGAGAACTGAAAATCCCCAGCAGGTTATCGAGGACATCCTTGAAGGATTCGAGGATGCGGAGCGTGTAATAATATGCCCCGAGAGGAGGGAGGCTATAAGAAGCACCCTCGACAGAGCCGAAGAGGGTGACATCATCCTCATAGCCGGCAAGGGGCATGAGGACTACATGGTTATCGGGAAGGAAAGGATTCACTTCGATGACAGGGAAGAAGTACGTAAATACCTGGAGGGAAGCGAATGA
- the ftsW gene encoding putative lipid II flippase FtsW, whose translation MTFTGDSRAKILILTAFLVSVGLIFVFSAGSMQALRIGRGELFFFTKQLLSVFAGLAMMYMAYRIPIRTWRKFVPVLYFLTLVLLIAVFFFRPINGSHRWIIMPGINLQPSELAKFTTVLYLAHYLDKKHDKMGDFSRGFLPASILLGIMGALILLEPDYGTTMLIIAVSFGMFFVGGASLKHMFGVIGFIAPIIGAGLMVGYRKGRILSFINPWEDRYGTGYQLIQSLTAVGSGGVFGKGIGNSSQKLHFLPEAHTDFIFAIITEETGMFGGFVILAAVLALFVIGVRVAMKHTDLFAKLLTFGLAFCLLVQAFFHMSVVTGLLPTKGIGLPFVSYGGSNMLFSLFMTGVLIRSAEEAE comes from the coding sequence TTGACTTTTACCGGTGATTCCAGAGCAAAGATACTTATCCTAACCGCCTTTCTAGTTTCCGTAGGGCTTATATTTGTATTCTCAGCCGGATCCATGCAGGCACTGCGCATAGGCAGGGGTGAACTGTTCTTTTTCACAAAACAGCTCCTCTCCGTATTCGCAGGGCTTGCCATGATGTACATGGCATACCGCATACCGATACGTACATGGCGGAAGTTTGTTCCCGTACTATACTTCCTTACCCTTGTACTGCTCATTGCAGTATTCTTCTTCCGACCTATAAACGGCTCCCACCGCTGGATTATTATGCCCGGTATAAACCTCCAGCCCTCGGAGCTTGCAAAGTTTACCACCGTGCTCTATCTGGCGCACTATCTGGATAAGAAGCACGATAAGATGGGGGATTTCTCCAGAGGGTTCCTCCCCGCATCCATACTCCTCGGAATCATGGGTGCACTGATACTTCTGGAGCCGGACTACGGAACAACCATGCTTATTATCGCTGTATCCTTCGGCATGTTTTTTGTCGGCGGAGCGAGCCTCAAGCATATGTTCGGTGTTATCGGGTTTATCGCACCCATCATCGGCGCAGGTCTCATGGTTGGTTACAGAAAGGGGCGTATCCTGAGCTTCATAAACCCATGGGAGGACAGATACGGCACTGGATACCAACTCATACAGTCCCTTACGGCTGTGGGGAGCGGCGGGGTTTTCGGGAAAGGAATAGGCAACTCCTCCCAGAAACTGCATTTCCTCCCCGAGGCGCATACGGACTTCATCTTTGCCATCATCACCGAGGAGACGGGGATGTTCGGCGGTTTTGTTATACTTGCCGCTGTGCTTGCTCTCTTTGTTATCGGTGTGCGTGTGGCAATGAAGCATACGGATCTGTTTGCAAAGCTTTTAACCTTCGGACTGGCCTTCTGTCTGCTTGTACAGGCTTTCTTCCATATGTCTGTCGTAACGGGTCTTCTTCCCACTAAGGGTATAGGTCTTCCCTTTGTGAGCTACGGGGGTTCGAATATGCTTTTCTCCCTCTTTATGACGGGGGTTCTTATAAGGAGTGCTGAGGAGGCGGAATGA
- the murD gene encoding UDP-N-acetylmuramoyl-L-alanine--D-glutamate ligase: protein MRAAILGYGKSGQAAEKLLKRMGAEHIDIFDDRNPDYSGISGYTDIYDHVAASPGVDLNRIGLHPDNLTSEIELAYKLVPRESKIIAVTGTNGKSTVTHITAQILNALGVRAVACGNIGATFGEAVLENKADVYVLELSSFQIELLQDFEADTVIITNLAPDHLDRYVDYDEYADAKLKLLDFLKEGGKAILSDSRDLADRTSEMKLNKITIYEGLNKFPVLKGLELDFKEYKADTRHFHLYGRHNLVNLAFALEAARTVVGFEGDITGIVEGLTGLEHRCEYAGAVNGIRFINDSKGTNVFSTLACLKGFRPPVTVLLGGRDKNGDFSILADELNRVASNVIAFGEARKIIKGRLRGLLTVDFTTVKTLGEAVRTALHLSEKGDTVILSPACSSFDEFKNFEERGDYYKALVRKLGGES, encoded by the coding sequence ATGAGAGCGGCGATACTGGGCTACGGCAAGAGCGGACAGGCGGCTGAGAAACTCCTGAAAAGGATGGGAGCTGAGCATATCGATATCTTTGATGACAGGAATCCGGATTATTCCGGTATTTCCGGCTACACAGACATCTATGATCATGTGGCGGCAAGCCCCGGTGTTGACCTTAACCGTATAGGTCTGCACCCCGATAACCTCACCAGCGAGATAGAGCTCGCCTACAAGCTCGTTCCCAGAGAGTCCAAAATAATCGCCGTTACCGGAACGAACGGTAAAAGCACCGTAACCCATATCACCGCACAGATCCTCAACGCCCTCGGTGTAAGGGCAGTTGCATGCGGAAATATCGGCGCAACCTTTGGTGAGGCTGTTTTGGAGAACAAGGCCGATGTTTACGTCCTTGAGCTTTCCAGCTTCCAGATAGAGCTCCTCCAGGACTTTGAGGCGGACACGGTGATTATAACCAACCTTGCGCCGGATCACCTGGACAGATATGTGGACTACGATGAATACGCCGATGCGAAGCTGAAGCTTCTCGACTTCCTCAAGGAAGGGGGGAAAGCTATCCTCTCCGACAGTAGGGACCTTGCGGATAGAACATCTGAGATGAAGCTGAACAAAATAACAATCTATGAAGGTCTTAACAAGTTCCCTGTGCTTAAGGGGCTTGAGCTGGACTTCAAAGAGTATAAAGCGGATACGAGACATTTCCATCTCTACGGCAGGCACAACCTTGTGAACCTCGCCTTTGCACTGGAGGCGGCGAGAACTGTTGTCGGCTTCGAAGGGGATATTACAGGCATAGTAGAGGGACTGACAGGGCTTGAGCACCGATGTGAGTATGCAGGCGCAGTTAACGGCATAAGGTTCATAAACGATTCCAAGGGAACTAATGTTTTCTCCACCCTAGCATGCCTTAAAGGATTCCGTCCCCCAGTTACCGTACTGCTCGGGGGAAGGGACAAAAACGGGGATTTCAGTATTCTTGCGGATGAGCTTAACAGGGTCGCTTCCAACGTTATCGCCTTCGGCGAAGCGAGGAAGATAATAAAGGGGAGACTCAGGGGGCTTCTTACAGTTGACTTCACCACTGTAAAAACCCTCGGCGAGGCTGTTCGCACCGCTCTGCATCTCTCCGAAAAGGGGGACACCGTTATCCTCTCCCCCGCATGTTCGAGCTTTGACGAGTTCAAGAACTTCGAAGAGCGAGGAGACTACTACAAGGCTCTTGTGAGAAAACTGGGGGGTGAGAGTTGA
- a CDS encoding division/cell wall cluster transcriptional repressor MraZ, translated as MGSFRGKHEHKISETGRISVPSKFREILKGKYESDHLVLISMGDHLRVYPVAEWEKQEERWEEENDPEFNEFLRRLYAMMDECSIDKNGRIVIGQDVRRENGLTGDCFFTGFRNRMEIWSRDAWNSVNSEERKDELFAKFANKF; from the coding sequence ATGGGAAGTTTCAGAGGAAAACACGAACATAAAATCAGCGAAACAGGGCGCATAAGCGTACCTTCCAAGTTCAGGGAGATCCTGAAAGGGAAGTACGAAAGCGACCATCTCGTTTTGATCTCCATGGGGGATCATCTTCGTGTTTATCCTGTGGCGGAATGGGAGAAGCAGGAGGAACGCTGGGAAGAGGAAAACGACCCCGAGTTCAACGAGTTTCTCCGCAGGCTCTATGCCATGATGGACGAATGCAGTATCGACAAGAACGGCCGTATAGTTATCGGCCAGGATGTACGCAGAGAAAACGGTCTTACAGGGGATTGTTTCTTTACAGGATTCCGCAACCGTATGGAGATATGGAGCAGGGATGCCTGGAACAGCGTAAACAGCGAGGAGAGAAAGGACGAGCTTTTCGCTAAATTCGCCAACAAGTTTTAA